One segment of Solanum lycopersicum chromosome 1, SLM_r2.1 DNA contains the following:
- the LOC101264154 gene encoding probable glycerol-3-phosphate dehydrogenase [NAD(+)] 1, cytosolic has protein sequence MVGSEEGVMSHVYPNGLIQSTNGSSVEEKVDELRRIFGKADGDPLRIVGVGAGAWGSVFVAMLQDAYGNLREKVQIRIWRRAGRDVDKATAEHLFEVINSREDVLRRLIRRCAYLKYVEARLGDRTLHADEILKDGFCSNMIDTPLCPLKVVTNLQEAVWDADIVINGLPSTETRDVFQEISRYWKERITVPVIISLAKGIEAELGPEPRIVTPTQMINKATGVPIENILYLGGPNIASEIYNREYANARICGAEKWRKALARFLRQPHFIVWDNGDLVTHEVMGGLKNVYAIGAGMVAALTNESATSKSVYFAHCTSEMIFITHLLAEGPEKLAGPLLADTYVTLLKGRNAWYGQKLAKGEINLEMGDSIKGKGMIQGVSAVKAFYELLSQSSLNIFHPDENKHVAPVELCPLLKTLYKILIMREVSSEAILQALRDETMNDPRDRIEIAQSHAIYRPSLLGQ, from the exons ATGGTTGGATCTGAGGAAGGAGTAATGAGTCATGTTTACCCGAATGGGTTGATTCAAAGTACTAATGGTTCTTCTGTGGAGGAGAAAGTCGATGAGCTACGTCGAATTTTTGGTAAAGCGGATGGTGATCCGTTGAGAATTGTAGGTGTTGGAGCAGGAGCATGGGGTAGTGTTTTTGTAGCAATGTTGCAGGATGCGTATGGTAATCTTCGAGAGAAGGTACAAATAAGAATATGGAGGAGAGCTGGAAGAGATGTTGATAAAGCTACTGCAGAGCATTTATTTGAGGTGATCAATTCAAGGGAGGATGTGTTGAGGAGGTTGATAAGACGGTGTGCATACTTGAAGTATGTTGAGGCAAGATTAGGTGATAGGACACTACATGCTGATGAGATTTTGAAAGATGGCTTTTGTTCGAATATGATTGATACGCCACTTTGCCCTTTAAAGGTAGTCACTAATTTGCAGGAGGCTGTGTGGGATGCTGATATTGTTATCAATGGTTTGCCATCAACAGAAACCAGGGATGTATTTCAAGAAATTAGTCGGTACTGGAAGGAACGTATTACTGTTCCAGTCATTATATCTTTGGCAAAGGGCATAGAGGCTGAACTAGGACCTGAACCCCGGATTGTTACCCCAACACAAATGATTAACAAAGCAA CTGGAGTTCCAATAGAAAACATCTTGTATCTTGGTGGACCTAATATTGCATCAGAAATTTATAACAGAGAATATGCCAATGCCCGGATATGTGGAGCTGAGAAGTGGCGGAAAGCACTAGCGAGATTTTTGAGGCAGCCACATTTTATCGTATGGGACAATGGTGACCTGGTAACTCATGAGGTCATGGGTGGTCTAAAGAATGTATACGCCATTGGAGCTG GTATGGTAGCAGCTCTTACCAATGAAAGTGCCACAAGCAAGTCAGTGTACTTCGCACATTGTACATCTGAGATGATATTCATTACACATCTCCTGGCTGAAGGACCCGAGAAGCTTGCAGGTCCACTTCTGGCTGATACATATGTGACCCTGTTGAAAGGTCGTAATGCTTGGTACGGCCAAAAGTTGGCCAAAGGGGAAATAAACCTTGAAATGGGTGACAGCATCAAGGGAAAGGGGATGATACAG GGAGTTTCAGCAGTAAAAGCCTTCTATGAGCTACTTAGTCAGTccagtttaaatatttttcatcctGATGAAAACAAACATGTAGCTCCTGTTGAACTTTGTCCTTTATTGAAGACATTGTacaaaatactaataatgag GGAGGTTTCATCAGAGGCGATTCTTCAGGCCCTGAGAGACGAAACTATGAATGATCCACGTGATCGTATTGAGATTGCACAAAGCCATGCCATCTATAGACCTTCATTACTTGGGCAGTAG
- the LOC101268436 gene encoding CST complex subunit STN1, with the protein MDALQLVNTHVKLLAFDFLSVQSIPQEPTIFSRKGRRLSRAETVGIVVSRDLKANRFMKFDIDDGTGCIPCILWLNHESSRYFSRRCPSNVRLIAQMAADFASQVQLGVIARVRGKMSSYRGNLQITVSDVVIERDPNSQILHWLDCLRLARNCYDKVLVDPST; encoded by the coding sequence ATGGATGCTTTACAGCTTGTGAATACACACGTCAAGCTATTGGCCTTCGATTTTCTCTCTGTGCAATCAATCCCCCAGGAGCCCACCATTTTTTCTCGCAAGGGGAGACGTCTCTCCCGCGCAGAGACGGTGGGTATTGTGGTCAGCAGAGATTTGAAGGCGAATCGATTTATGAAATTCGATATTGACGATGGCACTGGTTGCATCCCTTGTATCCTATGGCTCAACCATGAGAGTTCGCGTTACTTCTCCCGTCGTTGCCCATCAAATGTTCGACTTATTGCCCAAATGGCGGCCGATTTTGCTTCTCAAGTCCAGCTTGGGGTTATTGCTCGAGTTCGCGGGAAGATGAGTAGCTACAGAGGTAATCTTCAGATTACTGTTTCTGATGTTGTTATTGAAAGAGATCCCAACTCACAGATTCTTCATTGGCTAGATTGCTTAAGGTTGGCACGAAATTGTTATGACAAAGTTTTAGTCGATCCTTCAACATGA
- the LOC101263846 gene encoding uncharacterized protein, translating to MSLVDYASSDEEEELHEQPQENKQLSKAEELTPRPPLDPLPTTNDNRHLPQPQNQRTSSSLNKEALHLSNLSESSKLKLPDASLLLNSPTMPGHLGLNTDHSSRVAAAMAENATRKRDINVSASTYPRSKIPKGTLPNMKNVPETGGGLLLPPQLTGRSNIVTEDISKLFRKKTSS from the exons ATGTCTTTGGTTGATTATGCATCCTCTGACGAAGAAGAAGAGCTTCACGAACAACCCCAAGAAAACAAACAACTCAGCAAAGCGGAAGAACTCACCCCTCGTCCCCCTTTGGATCCATTACCAACCACAAACGACAATCGCCATCTTCCTCAGCCTCAAAACCA GAGGACTAGTTCATCATTGAATAAAGAAGCATTACACTTGTCAAATTTATCGGAGTCCTCTAAACTGAAACTCCCTGATGCATCACTTCTATTAAATTCACCTACAATGCCAGGCCATCTTGGACTCAATACTGACCATTCTTCCCGAGTTGCAGCAGCCATGGCTGAAAATGCAACAAGGAAGCGGGATATAAATGTATCAGCATCCACTTATCCACGCAGTAAGATTCCTAAAGGAACTTTGCCTAACATGAAGAATGTCCCTGAAACAGGAGGTGGTCTTTTGCTCCCACCTCAACTTACCGGAAG GAGCAATATTGTTACAGAAGACATCAGCAAGCTATTTCGGAAGAAGACCTCGTCTTAG